One genomic region from Henningerozyma blattae CBS 6284 chromosome 2, complete genome encodes:
- the TBLA0B08810 gene encoding GSK family serine/threonine-protein kinase (similar to Saccharomyces cerevisiae MRK1 (YDL079C) and RIM11 (YMR139W); ancestral locus Anc_2.391): MKLLNHINLLNLKYYFYEKDPQDEVYLNLIIDYMPQSLYQRLRHFVHQKSSMSRLEIKIYMFQLFKALNYLHNIVSVCHRDIKPQNLLVDPETWSLKLCDFGSAKQLKPTEPNVSYICSRYYRAPELIFGATNYTNQIDIWSTACVMAELLLGQPMFPGESGIDQLVEIIKILGTPTKQEICAMNPNYMDHKFPAIKPIPLTQVFKKEDDYTVEFLTNLFKYDPQERLNALQCLCSDYFKDISLPDKDTIAPSSSINTNPNSDPLANTTAITTINTDAFIQNREIIEQKTKDLKLMIFDKKNDLGFLTENQLNAVKQKLNPVLI, translated from the coding sequence atgaaattattgaatcatatcaatctattaaatttgaaatattatttctatgAAAAGGACCCACAAGATGAggtttatttaaatttaatcatTGATTATATGCCACAATCCTTATATCAGAGATTAAGACATTTTGTCCATCAAAAATCTTCCATGTCTCGATTAGAAATCAAGATTTATAtgtttcaattatttaaggcattaaattatttacataATATAGTTTCAGTTTGTCATAGAGATATTAAACCACAGAACTTATTGGTGGATCCTGAAACTTGGTCATTAAAGTTATGTGATTTTGGTAGTGCAAAACAATTGAAACCTACAGAACCCAATGTTTCATATATTTGTTCTCGTTATTATAGAGCACCAGAATTAATCTTTGGTGCTACCAATTATACAAACCAGATTGATATTTGGTCTACTGCATGTGTTATGGCGGAATTGTTATTGGGACAACCAATGTTTCCCGGTGAAAGTGGTATTGACCAATTGGtcgaaattattaaaattttaggAACTCCAACTAAGCAAGAGATTTGTGCTATGAATCCTAATTATATGGATCATAAATTCCCTGCTATTAAACCAATTCCATTAACACAAGTATTTAAAAAGGAAGATGATTATACAGTGGAATTTCTAACCAATCTATTTAAGTATGATCCACAAGAACGACTTAACGCATTGCAATGTCTATGTAGTGATTATTTCAAAGATATCTCTTTACCTGATAAAGATACCATTGCTccatcttcatcaattaACACTAATCCTAATTCAGACCCCTTGGCAAACACTACTGCCATCACGACAATTAATACTGATgcatttattcaaaatcgAGAGATTATAGAACAAAAGactaaagatttaaaactAATGATATTCGATAAGAAGAACGATTTAGGGTTCCTCACGGAGAATCAATTGAATGCagtaaaacaaaaattgaaCCCTGTTTTAATATGA
- the THI3 gene encoding branched-chain-2-oxoacid decarboxylase THI3 (similar to Saccharomyces cerevisiae THI3 (YDL080C); ancestral locus Anc_2.390): MDYTRMYSLPNDITLADYLFHRLNQFKIHTVFGLPGEFNMPLIDKLLTIPDLKWAGNANELNAAYAADGYARIKGIGCLLTTFGVGELSSINGIAGSYAEHVGVLHIIGMPPSSIQTSQLLLHHTLGNGDYTVFHRIASELACYSTVLNDTDYLTKEIDLSIVKAWTLQRPVYLGIPMNFISYPIKSNLLNKDLDFTLESNNEISQDDVIELILKNIYRCKKPVIVVDACVTRHNIEKETEELFRRTKFPVLVTPMAKGSVDESLPEFAGVFCGSISSPQVREVLDSVDLLLVIGCTLPEFTTSSFHFSYKSKHCIFIFSDYIKYRNTTFADLNIKQLIKKLLLALDVSKIKNFQLQENNNGNIYIPNIKLNPTLLLRQEWVWNQLSHWFQDGDIIITETGTTAFGINQTKFPHNARGISQSLWGSTGYSLGACLGASFALSEIRKEQQVINNITQNVFPLFKDPPKHRVILFIGDGAFQLTVQELSTIIRWGLTPYIFIMNNHGYSGDRFLHHRSDAGYYDIPQWDYLGLLEVFGAKIYESKKIITVGDFEKMVNNPNFAIDSVLRMIEIVLPPMDVPQALMDKWRLEQEEEKKKVDHNQPMDWDSTTPGSTISTQTVNSTPSSDEQETPSPTP, encoded by the coding sequence ATGGATTATACCCGCATGTACTCATTACCAAATGATATTACTCTAGCAGATTATTTATTCCACAGATTGAACCAGTTTAAGATCCATACGGTGTTTGGTCTACCTGGGGAATTCAATATGCCATTAATCGACAAATTGCTTACAATACCTGATTTGAAATGGGCTGGTAATGCTAATGAATTGAATGCTGCATATGCTGCAGATGGATATGCAAGAATCAAAGGAATTGGTTGTTTATTGACGACGTTTGGTGTAGGAGAGTTGTCGTCGATAAATGGGATTGCAGGTTCATATGCAGAACATGTTGGAGTTTTACATATTATTGGGATGCCTCCAAGTTCCATACAGACAAGTCAATTACTTTTACATCACACACTGGGTAATGGTGATTATACAGTTTTTCATCGAATTGCCAGCGAATTGGCTTGTTATTCCACAGTTTTAAACGATACAGATTATTTAACCAAAGAGATTGATCTTTCCATTGTGAAAGCTTGGACTTTACAAAGGCCAGTTTATTTGGGAATACCCATGAATTTCATTAGTTATCCAATaaaatctaatttattgaataaagATTTGGATTTCACTTTAGAgtcaaataatgaaatttcacAAGATGATgttattgaattaattttgaaaaatatttatcgATGTAAAAAACCAGTTATTGTGGTGGATGCATGTGTCACACGACATAACATTGAAAAGGAAactgaagaattatttcgAAGAACGAAATTCCCTGTGTTAGTAACGCCAATGGCAAAGGGATCTGTGGACGAAAGTTTACCGGAATTTGCAGGTGTGTTCTGTGGTTCTATATCATCACCACAAGTTAGAGAAGTCTTGGATTCGGTAGACTTATTATTAGTCATTGGTTGTACTTTACCAGAGTTCACAACTTCAAGTTTCCATTTCTCTTATAAGAGTAAACATTgcatattcattttttcagattatattaaatatcgTAATACAACTTTTGCggatttaaatattaaacaattgattaaaaaattattattggctTTGGACGTTTCcaagattaaaaattttcaattacaagaaaataataatggtaatatatatatcccaaatattaaattgaatCCGACTCTTTTACTTCGACAAGAATGGGTTTGGAATCAATTGTCTCATTGGTTCCAAGATGGTGATATCATAATCACTGAGACGGGGACTACTGCCTTTGGAATAAATCAAACTAAATTCCCTCATAATGCAAGAGGTATATCACAATCACTTTGGGGGTCTACTGGTTATTCTCTGGGGGCATGTTTAGGTGCATCCTTTGCATTAAGTgaaattagaaaagaacaacaagttattaataatatcactCAAAATGTGTTTcctttatttaaagatcCTCCAAAGCACCGtgtaattttatttattggtGATGGTGCATTCCAATTAACTGTACAAGAATTATCAACCATAATCAGATGGGGGTTGACTCcttatatctttattatgaATAATCATGGTTATTCAGGTGATCGTTTCTTGCATCATAGATCAGATGCAGGTTATTATGATATTCCACAATGGGATTATTTAGGTTTATTAGAAGTATTTGGtgcaaaaatatatgaatcgaaaaaaattatcactGTGGGggattttgaaaaaatggttaataatccaaatttCGCAATAGATAGTGTATTAAGAATGATTGAAATCGTTTTACCACCAATGGATGTACCACAAGCTTTAATGGATAAGTGGCGTTTAGAACAAgaggaagaaaaaaagaaagtaGATCATAATCAACCAATGGATTGGGATAGTACCACTCCAGGAAGTACAATCAGTACACAAACAGTAAATAGTACTCCTTCATCAGATGAACAAGAGACTCCTTCTCCCACACcatga